A region of Vigna radiata var. radiata cultivar VC1973A chromosome 10, Vradiata_ver6, whole genome shotgun sequence DNA encodes the following proteins:
- the LOC106776239 gene encoding uncharacterized protein LOC106776239, with the protein MSFSWASALRITILLLLLAAVITACFTLPVEKMMKDFLLWVDHDLGPWGPIVLAVAYIPLTVLAVPASVLTLGGGYLFGLPVGFVADSIGATIGAGAAFLLGRTIGRSFVVSRLKDYPQFRSVAIAIRRSGFKIVLLLRLVPLLPFNMLNYLLSVTPVSVGEYMLASWLGMMPITLALVYVGTTLKDLSDVTHGWGEFSKTRWAFIVLGLVISVILMICVTRVAKSALDKALAENEDIDDIISPELPIVAEASPSLNQPLIIKIDSAEDSHEK; encoded by the exons ATGTCTTTCTCTTGGGCCTCCGCCCTCAGGATCaccatcctcctcctcctccttgcCGCCGTCATCACCGCGTGCTTCACTCTACCAGTCGAGAAG ATGATGAAGGACTTCTTATTATGGGTCGATCACGATCTTGGGCCCTGGGGCCCAATCGTTCT GGCTGTTGCTTACATTCCTTTGACTGTCTTGGCAGTGCCAGCTTCGGTGCTTACT cTTGGGGGTGGTTATCTTTTTGGACTTCCAGTGGGTTTTGTTGCTGATTCTATTGGTGCAACTATTGGTGCCGGAGCTGCATTTCTCCTTGGCAGAACA ATTGGAAGATCATTTGTTGTTTCTAGGTTGAAGGATTATCCACAATTCAGATCAGTGGCAATTGCGATTCGAAGATCAGGCTTTAAG ATTGTATTACTGCTTCGGCTTGTTCCACTTCTACCGTTTAACATGTTAAATTATCTCTTATCGGTGACTCCTGTTTCGGTGGGGGAATACATGCTGGCTTCCTGGTTAGGAATGATG CCAATAACATTGGCACTGGTATATGTGGGAACAACTCTAAAAGATCTTTCTGATGTGACACATGGTTGGGGCGAGTTTTCAAAGACTCGTTGG GCTTTTATCGTTCTTGGTCTTGTGATATCTG TGATTCTGATGATATGTGTGACTAGAGTTGCCAAGTCTGCTTTAGATAAAGCCTTGGCTGAAAATGAAGACATTGATGATATTATTTCTCCTGAGTTACCTATTGTTGCTGAAGCATCACCAAGTCTCAACCAACCTCTGATAATTAAGATAGATTCTGCTGAAGACAGTCATGAAAAGTAA
- the LOC106774612 gene encoding uncharacterized protein LOC106774612 isoform X1: MPEKVAPWSSINWRFGLLTALVLGGMVVVWTVDGFTVRSVVEAWSWRYGQDSFSLSSHFPPNSTLSLHQNLTFSDCSSPPCSPLSLDQNQTNVNITFSEFSETVSAENSSSSSSGVSDELDKKTPVKPELRGLSTWLSSDLEPNLTSSLLARWLAPGGEPCKDSKTDRISMPGLDDGKLIELSAAEVHEFFFQALDESGKPRCLGGDYFETDLSGDSWKSRPLVKDFSNGSYSISLQVHPDFVGVYNLTVILLYRHFEGLKFTPWRFVHDRVVWSVAIRFYSSIAQLPKLETCKASDFGKDVWCGRWTRHGKNDDCKIGNDGRYRCLAPDFPCKEPWCDGSLGVLESNGWVYSTHCSFKMYSAESAWKCLKNRWIFFWGDSNHVDTIRNMLNFVLDLPEIHSVPRRFDMNFSNPNDPSQTVRITSIFNGHWNETQNYLGLDSLRDEGFQNLLKKYFSEGTIPDTVIMNSGLHDGVHWRNIRAFSVGADYAASFWRGVMLSVKQRGLAWPRVFYRSTVATGGYARSLAFNPYKMEVFNGVLIEKLKKAGVINGVIDDFDMTFPWHFDNRCNDGVHYGRAPAKMKWRDGKIGHQYFVDLMLAHVLLNALCAS, translated from the coding sequence ATGCCAGAAAAGGTGGCTCCTTGGTCTTCTATTAATTGGCGTTTTGGGTTGCTCACTGCTCTTGTTTTGGGTGGCATGGTTGTTGTTTGGACCGTTGATGGATTCACTGTTAGGAGCGTTGTTGAAGCTTGGAGCTGGAGGTATGGTCAAGATTCTTTTTCTCTGAGCTCCCATTTTCCTCCTAATTCCACTCTTTCCCTTCATCAAAATCTCACTTTTAGTGATTGTAGCTCCCCCCCATGTAGTCCACTTAGTTTggatcaaaatcaaaccaatgtGAACATCACATTTTCTGAGTTTAGTGAAACAGTTTCTGCTGAGAATTCTAGTAGTAGTAGCAGTGGGGTGTCTGATGAGCTTGACAAGAAAACCCCAGTGAAGCCCGAACTTAGGGGGCTTTCAACTTGGCTTTCGAGTGATTTAGAGCCAAACTTGACTTCAAGTCTTCTAGCAAGATGGTTAGCTCCTGGGGGAGAACCTTGTAAAGATTCTAAGACAGATAGAATATCAATGCCGGGGTTGGATGATGGGAAGCTGATAGAGCTATCAGCTGCGGAAGTGCATGAGTTTTTTTTTCAGGCGTTGGATGAATCAGGAAAGCCTCGCTGTTTAGGTGGGGATTACTTTGAGACTGATCTTTCGGGTGACTCATGGAAATCTAGGCCTCTGGTGAAAGATTTCAGTAATGGTTCTTACTCAATTTCTCTTCAAGTTCATCCTGAttttgttggggtttacaatctCACCGTGATTCTACTTTATAGACACTTTGAAGGTCTGAAGTTCACTCCATGGAGATTTGTACACGATCGAGTGGTATGGAGTGTTGCAATCAGGTTCTACAGTAGCATTGCTCAGTTACCAAAACTTGAGACTTGTAAAGCTTCTGATTTTGGTAAGGATGTGTGGTGTGGAAGGTGGACAAGGCATGGCAAGAATGATGACTGCAAAATAGGTAATGATGGTAGGTACAGATGCTTGGCCCCAGATTTCCCCTGTAAAGAACCATGGTGTGATGGTTCCTTGGGAGTTCTAGAGAGTAACGGTTGGGTGTACTCAACTCACTGCTCTTTCAAGATGTATTCAGCTGAGTCTGCGTGGAAGTGCTTGAAGAATAGGTGGATTTTCTTCTGGGGTGATTCAAATCACGTTGACACAATACGTAATATGCTCAATTTTGTTCTAGATTTGCCTGAAATACATTCTGTCCCAAGGAGATTTGACATGAACTTTTCAAACCCGAATGACCCTTCTCAAACAGTTAGAATCACAAGCATTTTCAATGGGCATTGGAATGAAACACAAAACTATCTAGGATTGGATTCTCTGAGGGATGAAGGGTTTCAAAATCTGTTGAAGAAGTACTTCTCAGAAGGCACAATCCCAGACACTGTGATCATGAACTCAGGATTGCACGACGGTGTTCACTGGCGTAATATAAGAGCATTTTCTGTTGGAGCAGACTATGCAGCATCATTCTGGAGAGGTGTTATGTTGTCAGTGAAGCAAAGGGGGTTAGCTTGGCCTAGAGTCTTTTATCGTTCCACAGTCGCAACCGGTGGATATGCAAGATCACTAGCATTTAATCCTTACAAAATGGAGGTGTTCAATGGAGTGCTAATAGAGAAATTGAAGAAAGCTGGCGTCATCAATGGAGTGATTGATGACTTTGATATGACATTTCCATGGCATTTTGATAACCGGTGTAACGATGGTGTTCACTATGGAAGGGCTCCTGCAAAGATGAAGTGGCGTGATGGCAAAATTGGTCATCAGTATTTTGTGGATCTCATGTTAGCTCATGTTCTGCTCAATGCATTATGTGCAAGCTAG
- the LOC106774612 gene encoding uncharacterized protein LOC106774612 isoform X2, whose protein sequence is MVVVWTVDGFTVRSVVEAWSWRYGQDSFSLSSHFPPNSTLSLHQNLTFSDCSSPPCSPLSLDQNQTNVNITFSEFSETVSAENSSSSSSGVSDELDKKTPVKPELRGLSTWLSSDLEPNLTSSLLARWLAPGGEPCKDSKTDRISMPGLDDGKLIELSAAEVHEFFFQALDESGKPRCLGGDYFETDLSGDSWKSRPLVKDFSNGSYSISLQVHPDFVGVYNLTVILLYRHFEGLKFTPWRFVHDRVVWSVAIRFYSSIAQLPKLETCKASDFGKDVWCGRWTRHGKNDDCKIGNDGRYRCLAPDFPCKEPWCDGSLGVLESNGWVYSTHCSFKMYSAESAWKCLKNRWIFFWGDSNHVDTIRNMLNFVLDLPEIHSVPRRFDMNFSNPNDPSQTVRITSIFNGHWNETQNYLGLDSLRDEGFQNLLKKYFSEGTIPDTVIMNSGLHDGVHWRNIRAFSVGADYAASFWRGVMLSVKQRGLAWPRVFYRSTVATGGYARSLAFNPYKMEVFNGVLIEKLKKAGVINGVIDDFDMTFPWHFDNRCNDGVHYGRAPAKMKWRDGKIGHQYFVDLMLAHVLLNALCAS, encoded by the coding sequence ATGGTTGTTGTTTGGACCGTTGATGGATTCACTGTTAGGAGCGTTGTTGAAGCTTGGAGCTGGAGGTATGGTCAAGATTCTTTTTCTCTGAGCTCCCATTTTCCTCCTAATTCCACTCTTTCCCTTCATCAAAATCTCACTTTTAGTGATTGTAGCTCCCCCCCATGTAGTCCACTTAGTTTggatcaaaatcaaaccaatgtGAACATCACATTTTCTGAGTTTAGTGAAACAGTTTCTGCTGAGAATTCTAGTAGTAGTAGCAGTGGGGTGTCTGATGAGCTTGACAAGAAAACCCCAGTGAAGCCCGAACTTAGGGGGCTTTCAACTTGGCTTTCGAGTGATTTAGAGCCAAACTTGACTTCAAGTCTTCTAGCAAGATGGTTAGCTCCTGGGGGAGAACCTTGTAAAGATTCTAAGACAGATAGAATATCAATGCCGGGGTTGGATGATGGGAAGCTGATAGAGCTATCAGCTGCGGAAGTGCATGAGTTTTTTTTTCAGGCGTTGGATGAATCAGGAAAGCCTCGCTGTTTAGGTGGGGATTACTTTGAGACTGATCTTTCGGGTGACTCATGGAAATCTAGGCCTCTGGTGAAAGATTTCAGTAATGGTTCTTACTCAATTTCTCTTCAAGTTCATCCTGAttttgttggggtttacaatctCACCGTGATTCTACTTTATAGACACTTTGAAGGTCTGAAGTTCACTCCATGGAGATTTGTACACGATCGAGTGGTATGGAGTGTTGCAATCAGGTTCTACAGTAGCATTGCTCAGTTACCAAAACTTGAGACTTGTAAAGCTTCTGATTTTGGTAAGGATGTGTGGTGTGGAAGGTGGACAAGGCATGGCAAGAATGATGACTGCAAAATAGGTAATGATGGTAGGTACAGATGCTTGGCCCCAGATTTCCCCTGTAAAGAACCATGGTGTGATGGTTCCTTGGGAGTTCTAGAGAGTAACGGTTGGGTGTACTCAACTCACTGCTCTTTCAAGATGTATTCAGCTGAGTCTGCGTGGAAGTGCTTGAAGAATAGGTGGATTTTCTTCTGGGGTGATTCAAATCACGTTGACACAATACGTAATATGCTCAATTTTGTTCTAGATTTGCCTGAAATACATTCTGTCCCAAGGAGATTTGACATGAACTTTTCAAACCCGAATGACCCTTCTCAAACAGTTAGAATCACAAGCATTTTCAATGGGCATTGGAATGAAACACAAAACTATCTAGGATTGGATTCTCTGAGGGATGAAGGGTTTCAAAATCTGTTGAAGAAGTACTTCTCAGAAGGCACAATCCCAGACACTGTGATCATGAACTCAGGATTGCACGACGGTGTTCACTGGCGTAATATAAGAGCATTTTCTGTTGGAGCAGACTATGCAGCATCATTCTGGAGAGGTGTTATGTTGTCAGTGAAGCAAAGGGGGTTAGCTTGGCCTAGAGTCTTTTATCGTTCCACAGTCGCAACCGGTGGATATGCAAGATCACTAGCATTTAATCCTTACAAAATGGAGGTGTTCAATGGAGTGCTAATAGAGAAATTGAAGAAAGCTGGCGTCATCAATGGAGTGATTGATGACTTTGATATGACATTTCCATGGCATTTTGATAACCGGTGTAACGATGGTGTTCACTATGGAAGGGCTCCTGCAAAGATGAAGTGGCGTGATGGCAAAATTGGTCATCAGTATTTTGTGGATCTCATGTTAGCTCATGTTCTGCTCAATGCATTATGTGCAAGCTAG